CGCGGGCCACCTGTCATTGATTACCGCCCCGGTGCCGGGGCCTGCCACACGATTATCCCCCGGGGACCCACCGGCTGGCGGCCGGGCATGAATGGAGCCGGGAGCCTGGACTAATGTTGACCGATGATTGAGCCGCACCAGCTGACCGAGAGCGTCACAATGCGTCTATTGCGTCCGGGCGATGCGGCGGCGCTTTGCGCCGCTTACCTACGCAACCGTGACTACCTTTCCCCGTGGGAGCCGGTTCGGCCCGGGGAGTACTTCACGGAGGACTGGCAGGCTGCCGACATCGCCGGCCGTCTCGCGGCGCATGAGGCAGGGGAGGGATGCCCCTTCGGCCTGTTTGCCGGCAAGCGACTTGTGGGCCGGTTCAACGTGGCCGGCATCGTGCGGGGGCCGTTTCAGAGTGCGGGGCTCGGGTACTGGGTCGATAGCGAGTACGCTGGCCGGGGCGTAGCGTCCGCTGCGGTGCGGCGCATCGTTGCGGTGGCCCGCGACGAACTGGGGCTCCACCGCCTTGAGGCCAGCACGCTGCTGCACAACATCGGCTCGCAACGGGTCCTCCAAAAGGCCGGATTCCAACAGATTGGCATGGCGCCGCAGTATCTGCAGATCGCCGGAAAGTGGCAGGATCACAACCTTTACCAGGTGCTCCTGCACGCCTGAGGTGCCGGGCCGTGCATGGCGCCCGTGCACGGCTAAGGCCCGCCCTGTGTGCTTCCCCCAAGGAAAGCACACAGCACGGGCCTCTGAGCGCGGGCTACAAGACGGCCGAAACAGGCCGGATTGTTGTTCGGGGTGTTGCTTAGACTCCGGCCGGCGCCTTGGCGGCGTCGGTGATGTCCTGGGTTTCAAATGGCATGTCGTCCAGGTCAATCAGCGGGTTCTCATCCTGGGTGGCCACGAGTTCACGCGCCTCCGCCTGCGTGTCCACGCTGGGCATGGAGCCCGGGAGCGGACGCTGGGCCGATTCCTTAAGGAAGTAGATGGCCACGGCACCCACAGCCGAAGTGGCCATCAGGTAGTAGGCCGGCATCATGTCGTTGCCGGTCG
The window above is part of the Pseudarthrobacter sp. IC2-21 genome. Proteins encoded here:
- a CDS encoding GNAT family N-acetyltransferase; this translates as MIEPHQLTESVTMRLLRPGDAAALCAAYLRNRDYLSPWEPVRPGEYFTEDWQAADIAGRLAAHEAGEGCPFGLFAGKRLVGRFNVAGIVRGPFQSAGLGYWVDSEYAGRGVASAAVRRIVAVARDELGLHRLEASTLLHNIGSQRVLQKAGFQQIGMAPQYLQIAGKWQDHNLYQVLLHA